In one Bosea sp. RAC05 genomic region, the following are encoded:
- a CDS encoding HigA family addiction module antitoxin — protein MLTTKRKPATVGEILVEEFMRPLGLTQIRLAQAMGVPRKHVNELCRDRRGLTAATALILARVFGNSAEFWLNVQRRTDLWETLHSPEEMARIERARPLEVAA, from the coding sequence CGACGAAACGCAAGCCCGCCACGGTCGGTGAAATCCTGGTCGAGGAGTTCATGCGGCCGCTGGGGCTGACGCAGATCCGGCTGGCCCAGGCGATGGGCGTGCCCCGCAAGCATGTCAACGAACTCTGCCGGGATCGTCGAGGTCTCACGGCTGCGACGGCGCTGATCCTGGCACGCGTCTTCGGCAACTCCGCCGAGTTCTGGCTCAATGTGCAGCGACGGACCGATCTCTGGGAGACACTGCATTCGCCCGAGGAGATGGCGCGCATCGAGCGGGCGCGGCCATTGGAAGTCGCGGCTTGA